A window from Methylocystis sp. MJC1 encodes these proteins:
- a CDS encoding DUF2946 family protein, with protein sequence MDPNLKRESSFTRLLATIVASLLLLQLSFASAPALAAANLDVICSTQDAPIDNGWPAVPHGGHRHGLCCILHCGSLGAPPPKTYAAIRVPISPATTIELPPTRSAPERRMEPKRAPQSPRAPPSQARAVSA encoded by the coding sequence GTGGATCCAAACCTCAAGCGAGAGAGCAGCTTTACGCGGCTGCTGGCGACAATCGTCGCCAGCTTGCTGCTCTTGCAGCTTTCTTTCGCGAGCGCGCCGGCTCTCGCGGCTGCCAATCTTGATGTCATCTGCTCGACTCAAGATGCGCCAATCGACAACGGATGGCCAGCCGTTCCTCATGGCGGCCATCGTCACGGCCTGTGCTGCATCTTGCATTGCGGGTCGTTGGGCGCGCCGCCGCCGAAAACATACGCCGCCATCAGAGTTCCAATTTCGCCCGCGACGACGATTGAATTGCCGCCGACGCGATCTGCTCCAGAACGTCGGATGGAGCCTAAAAGAGCGCCGCAGTCTCCACGCGCGCCCCCTTCCCAGGCCCGAGCGGTTTCCGCCTGA
- a CDS encoding AI-2E family transporter — protein sequence MSAAVLGVVFHELRWALLPFVLASLLAYLCNPLVERLSVKFQGSRLGGAVVVFLAILASALVIASLGLPPLLREMERLVTDLQSVFSKLAHSFVDDRTVMVLGKSMNAEQLAEAAATAVRDWTGQAGRVTELGTISFAVFFGCVLVLVLLFYLLLQGPEIWESLLWLAPAEKRPVIRKIWSRLGPLLWRYILGVLIVVAYAILAAYIGLGLVLGLRHALFLALITGVLEMIPVIGPGASALIAGLVAIRNATGIGPVIGYAIYAIVLRLSIDQLLGPLVLGAAATVSPVVIIFCFLVGGALFGIPGIVLAVPAAIAVKTSLAVLRDEPPPIRNG from the coding sequence GTGAGCGCCGCGGTCCTTGGCGTCGTCTTCCATGAATTGAGATGGGCGCTCTTGCCTTTCGTCCTTGCCAGTCTGTTGGCTTATCTCTGCAACCCGCTCGTGGAGCGGCTTTCGGTCAAGTTCCAGGGCTCCCGCCTGGGCGGCGCCGTTGTGGTCTTCCTTGCAATTCTGGCATCTGCGCTCGTCATCGCGTCACTGGGCTTACCGCCTCTGCTGCGGGAAATGGAGCGGTTGGTCACAGACCTCCAATCCGTCTTCAGCAAGCTCGCGCATAGTTTCGTCGATGACAGGACGGTGATGGTTCTAGGCAAGAGCATGAATGCGGAGCAGCTAGCCGAAGCTGCGGCGACGGCAGTGCGTGACTGGACGGGCCAGGCTGGGCGCGTCACAGAGCTTGGGACGATCAGCTTTGCGGTTTTCTTTGGGTGCGTCCTCGTCCTTGTGCTTCTCTTCTATCTTCTCCTGCAGGGGCCCGAGATTTGGGAAAGCCTCCTTTGGCTTGCGCCAGCAGAAAAACGGCCTGTAATTAGAAAAATATGGTCGCGTCTTGGGCCGCTGCTATGGAGGTATATTCTCGGCGTTCTCATCGTCGTCGCTTATGCGATCCTTGCCGCCTACATCGGACTCGGCCTCGTTCTCGGCTTGCGACACGCTCTTTTTCTGGCCTTGATCACAGGCGTGCTGGAAATGATCCCCGTGATTGGGCCCGGCGCCTCTGCGCTGATCGCCGGGCTTGTCGCGATCCGCAACGCGACTGGCATCGGGCCGGTGATTGGCTATGCAATTTACGCGATTGTGCTGCGCCTCTCCATCGATCAGCTTCTCGGTCCCTTGGTGCTTGGCGCGGCTGCGACTGTCAGTCCGGTGGTGATCATCTTTTGCTTTCTTGTCGGCGGGGCCTTGTTCGGCATTCCGGGGATTGTTCTTGCGGTCCCAGCGGCGATCGCCGTGAAAACCTCACTGGCCGTGCTGCGTGACGAGCCGCCACCAATTCGCAATGGATGA
- a CDS encoding methane monooxygenase/ammonia monooxygenase subunit C: protein MSITDTHAAGAAQRATRIVNIKPLLFGVLALTIFVALLRIFEQAFGWTAGLDSFDPEFQLYWGNLLKAAIVLSIASATLLAGYLWRTRDRELEKLSPARETQRLLYLVQWLVVFALALYWGLSFFSEQTAVWHMTAVRDTDFTPSNIVTFYISYPLFAIIGLGAFFYAKTRLPFFAQGYSLAFLVLVGGVFMTIPNVGFNEWGHTSWAMDEGFAGPLHWGFVFFGWMSLGVFGVTLQILGRLRQLLGKEVVEALLRR from the coding sequence ATGAGCATCACCGACACGCACGCCGCCGGCGCCGCACAGCGCGCCACGCGGATCGTCAATATCAAGCCGCTCCTTTTTGGCGTTCTGGCCTTGACCATTTTCGTCGCCTTGCTTCGCATCTTCGAGCAAGCTTTCGGCTGGACCGCCGGACTCGACTCCTTCGACCCAGAGTTCCAGCTTTATTGGGGCAATCTGCTCAAGGCCGCGATCGTCCTCTCTATTGCCAGCGCAACGCTCCTTGCGGGCTACCTCTGGCGCACACGCGACCGCGAGCTCGAAAAGCTTTCGCCCGCTCGGGAGACGCAGCGGCTTCTCTATCTCGTGCAATGGCTGGTCGTCTTTGCGCTGGCCCTGTATTGGGGCCTAAGCTTCTTCTCCGAGCAGACCGCCGTCTGGCACATGACCGCGGTGCGCGACACGGATTTCACCCCCAGCAACATCGTCACCTTTTATATTTCCTACCCGCTGTTCGCGATCATCGGGCTCGGCGCTTTCTTCTATGCGAAGACGCGGCTGCCCTTTTTTGCCCAGGGCTACTCGCTCGCCTTCCTTGTGCTGGTCGGCGGCGTCTTCATGACAATCCCGAACGTCGGGTTCAATGAATGGGGCCACACCTCCTGGGCGATGGACGAGGGCTTCGCGGGCCCTCTGCATTGGGGCTTCGTCTTTTTCGGATGGATGTCGCTCGGCGTCTTCGGCGTGACGTTGCAGATCCTCGGACGGCTCCGTCAGCTTCTTGGAAAAGAAGTCGTTGAAGCTTTGCTCCGACGCTGA
- a CDS encoding radical SAM protein, which translates to MTNAPIHYVEPVYRPPSEADSLILPITNGCSWNRCTFCEMYTAPQKRFRPRDERETLESIKRCGDQFGGEAKRVFLADGDAMTLSTRRLVSVLEAIRRDLPGVRRVSSYCLPRNVRKKSAAELRELKELGLSLVYVGAESGDDEVLARVDKGETFATTREALEKLQEAGVKRSVMILNGLGGKALSRQHALNSAALMNAAQPEFLATLVVSFPYGDARLRGNFPGWEPLDILELMQEMELFLSALELKRTVFRSDHASNWLVLKGTLGADKTRLLEELRRAISAPEAAPLRPAWARGL; encoded by the coding sequence ATGACGAACGCCCCCATTCACTATGTCGAGCCCGTCTACCGCCCGCCGAGCGAAGCAGACTCGCTGATCCTGCCGATTACCAATGGTTGCTCATGGAACCGTTGCACATTCTGCGAGATGTACACCGCTCCGCAGAAGCGCTTCCGCCCTAGAGACGAGCGCGAAACGCTGGAGAGCATCAAACGCTGCGGCGACCAATTCGGCGGAGAGGCTAAGCGCGTTTTCCTGGCGGATGGGGACGCAATGACGCTTTCGACCCGCCGCCTCGTCTCCGTGCTCGAGGCGATCCGCCGCGACCTGCCGGGAGTGCGTCGGGTGTCGAGCTATTGCCTGCCGCGCAACGTCCGAAAGAAATCGGCGGCGGAGCTTAGAGAGCTCAAGGAGCTCGGTCTTTCGCTCGTCTATGTCGGAGCGGAATCGGGCGACGATGAAGTGCTGGCGCGGGTCGACAAAGGCGAAACTTTCGCAACCACACGAGAAGCGCTCGAAAAGTTGCAGGAGGCAGGCGTCAAGCGCTCGGTCATGATCCTCAATGGCCTGGGCGGCAAAGCGCTATCCCGCCAGCATGCGCTCAACTCCGCGGCGCTGATGAATGCCGCGCAACCGGAATTCCTCGCCACGCTCGTCGTGAGCTTTCCTTACGGCGACGCTCGGCTGCGCGGAAATTTCCCGGGCTGGGAGCCGCTCGACATTCTGGAGCTGATGCAAGAAATGGAGCTGTTCCTTTCGGCGCTGGAGCTGAAGAGGACGGTCTTCCGCAGCGACCACGCCTCGAATTGGCTCGTTCTCAAGGGAACGCTCGGCGCTGACAAAACGCGTCTGCTCGAAGAATTGCGCCGGGCAATCTCCGCGCCGGAGGCGGCGCCGTTACGGCCGGCCTGGGCGCGCGGCCTGTAG
- a CDS encoding MFS transporter, whose protein sequence is MEEHTIKRFLPWVVATALFMEQLDATIVNTAVPAMAESLQVSPLSLKAVAASYVLSLAVGIPVSGWMADRYGTRKVFAAAIAVFTVSSILCGLSQNAGQMVVARILQGAGAALMTPVGRLTVVRTFEKAELLTAMNFVIIPALVGPLLGPTVGGLIVHWFSWRDIFFVNVPIGLIAQWLVHRYMPNYVEDTRRPFDWVGLALFGSGTALLSWLLEIFGEHQIRPAFGAGLFAIAMALLLAYWAHARRAAFPLLDLALFKKRTFRVSVTGGFVTRLGVGGLPFLTPLLFQVGLGLPAWESGLLMMPTAAAAMGMKFISAPILARFGYRTILVTNTVMIGVTTGLYSLVTANTPLEAVVAIGFALGFFNSLQFTSMNSLAYADVEPLESSMAATIASSFQQVSMSFGLAIGSLAAAWFLGAAPQSNPQAVIGALHNAYLFLGGLTVLSSLSFWRLRAYDGASVSGAQAEMA, encoded by the coding sequence ATGGAAGAGCATACGATCAAGCGGTTTCTGCCTTGGGTGGTCGCGACGGCGCTTTTCATGGAGCAGCTCGACGCGACGATCGTAAATACAGCCGTCCCCGCCATGGCTGAAAGCTTGCAAGTGAGCCCGCTGAGCTTGAAGGCGGTCGCCGCGAGCTATGTTTTGAGTCTGGCCGTCGGCATCCCGGTGAGCGGATGGATGGCGGATCGCTACGGAACAAGAAAGGTTTTCGCCGCCGCCATCGCCGTTTTCACAGTCTCGTCGATTTTGTGCGGATTGTCTCAAAACGCCGGGCAAATGGTCGTCGCCCGAATTCTTCAGGGCGCCGGCGCAGCTTTGATGACCCCGGTCGGAAGATTAACCGTCGTACGGACCTTCGAAAAGGCGGAACTGCTGACGGCGATGAACTTCGTCATCATACCGGCGCTTGTGGGGCCTCTTCTCGGCCCTACGGTTGGCGGCCTCATCGTGCATTGGTTCTCGTGGCGCGACATATTCTTCGTGAATGTCCCCATCGGGCTGATCGCGCAATGGCTGGTCCATCGCTACATGCCCAATTATGTGGAAGACACGAGACGTCCTTTCGACTGGGTGGGCCTCGCCCTGTTTGGATCGGGGACGGCGCTTCTTTCCTGGCTTCTCGAAATATTTGGAGAGCATCAAATCCGCCCCGCCTTCGGCGCTGGGCTTTTTGCAATAGCGATGGCGCTTCTTCTCGCCTATTGGGCGCATGCGCGGCGCGCCGCTTTTCCATTGCTCGATCTTGCCTTGTTCAAGAAGCGGACATTTCGCGTTTCGGTAACCGGCGGCTTCGTCACGAGACTCGGCGTCGGTGGATTGCCCTTTCTGACGCCTCTGTTGTTTCAGGTGGGCCTTGGGCTTCCAGCGTGGGAATCGGGTCTGCTGATGATGCCGACGGCGGCGGCCGCCATGGGCATGAAATTCATCTCGGCGCCCATACTCGCGCGATTTGGCTACCGCACCATCCTGGTCACCAACACTGTGATGATCGGCGTGACGACCGGCCTGTATTCCCTGGTGACCGCGAACACGCCTCTCGAGGCCGTGGTCGCAATCGGTTTTGCGCTGGGCTTTTTCAATTCGCTTCAATTCACAAGTATGAACAGCCTGGCCTACGCAGACGTCGAGCCGCTGGAGTCGAGCATGGCCGCCACCATCGCCAGCTCGTTCCAGCAAGTATCGATGAGCTTCGGTCTTGCGATCGGATCGCTGGCGGCGGCCTGGTTTCTCGGCGCAGCGCCGCAGTCCAATCCCCAGGCGGTCATTGGCGCCCTTCACAACGCTTATCTATTTCTTGGCGGGCTGACTGTCCTCTCGTCTCTGTCTTTCTGGAGATTGCGCGCATATGACGGCGCGAGCGTTAGCGGCGCGCAAGCGGAAATGGCTTGA
- a CDS encoding glycosyltransferase: MELIISCIWASIVALLIGRAASQRRLLSMAQPSPAPPAATAESVLVVIPARDEAANIAACIGGLSRQTYPRSQFRVCIVDDHSTDGTSDIASALAAELGNFVVHASPPLPHGWVGKSHACWIGATQALCELPYWICFIDADVVAEPQLLASAVREAKSHDLDLLSLAPRQNLGTWAERLVMPCGLYCLAFSQSLQELQSQRHPDAIASGQFLLIRAESYLSVGGHKAVADAICEDVALARRIKQQGGRVALLDGRLLLSARMYQNWAGLRSGFAKNLVETFGGPRRTLGAATSALILAWAAIVIPCIDAIACDQSEAFACLALAIALIASASAFGFHLAGARFFAIPFWYGLLFPLGYTLGALIAADSLRCRFTRRVSWKGRVYR; this comes from the coding sequence ATGGAGCTTATCATTTCGTGCATATGGGCGAGCATTGTTGCATTGCTGATCGGCCGCGCCGCTTCGCAACGTCGCTTGTTATCGATGGCGCAACCGAGCCCGGCGCCACCGGCGGCGACTGCCGAGAGCGTGCTTGTCGTCATCCCGGCACGAGACGAAGCCGCCAACATCGCTGCCTGTATCGGCGGATTATCGCGACAAACCTACCCACGGTCGCAGTTCCGCGTGTGTATCGTAGATGACCACTCGACGGACGGCACAAGCGACATAGCTTCGGCACTCGCGGCAGAGCTTGGAAATTTTGTCGTCCACGCCAGTCCGCCGCTTCCTCACGGTTGGGTCGGAAAATCCCACGCCTGCTGGATTGGCGCGACGCAAGCGCTATGCGAGCTTCCATATTGGATATGCTTTATCGATGCGGACGTGGTCGCGGAGCCGCAGCTGTTGGCGAGCGCCGTTCGAGAAGCCAAATCGCATGACCTCGATCTCCTCTCGCTTGCGCCCAGGCAAAATCTCGGGACATGGGCAGAGCGTCTCGTTATGCCTTGCGGGCTCTACTGCCTCGCCTTTTCGCAAAGCCTGCAGGAGCTGCAGTCGCAGCGACATCCCGACGCGATCGCTTCCGGCCAGTTTCTGCTCATCCGCGCGGAGTCATACCTATCGGTCGGCGGGCACAAAGCAGTCGCCGACGCCATATGTGAGGACGTCGCTCTCGCGCGACGCATAAAGCAGCAGGGCGGGCGCGTCGCGCTTCTCGACGGACGCCTATTGCTTTCCGCCCGTATGTATCAGAACTGGGCAGGGCTGAGATCGGGCTTTGCCAAAAATCTCGTCGAGACCTTCGGCGGGCCACGCCGCACGCTCGGCGCCGCGACGAGCGCGCTGATCCTCGCCTGGGCCGCTATCGTGATCCCTTGCATCGACGCGATTGCTTGCGATCAAAGCGAAGCATTTGCGTGCTTGGCGCTTGCCATTGCGCTGATCGCCTCCGCATCGGCCTTTGGATTTCATCTCGCCGGTGCGCGTTTCTTTGCAATTCCCTTTTGGTACGGGCTTCTCTTCCCGCTAGGCTACACTTTGGGGGCCCTTATCGCGGCCGACAGCCTTCGATGCCGTTTTACGCGCCGCGTAAGCTGGAAAGGGCGGGTCTATCGATGA
- a CDS encoding AI-2E family transporter — MTDAEFTKRSAIFIALALTPILVWWLFDVIVVVIGAILTATLLDLCARPFQRLAAPRPVALLASGLLIIGVIGGVGYLFGAGVGSEMQEVFRRIEEARQSIDKALHESAFGNLLLSHISNANVPLAQLVGGIFRISATFLLAVIVTFFAGVYLAAQPTLYRDGVSMLFPFEMRSTVDETIDHLADGLRLWLQGQLMQMAIIGLLSGLAVWVIGLPSPVALGVIAGACEFIPYLGPIVAAIPAVLVAVTLTPSAIAWTVTAYVLIHQTEGHLVMPLIQRQMVYIPPAVMVLSIAAISSLFGLVGTIFAAPLTVTLFVLVKKLYVRDSLGERTALPGEAPTGPANLGAVPAKTSQAGREEL, encoded by the coding sequence GTGACAGACGCAGAATTTACCAAGCGATCGGCGATCTTTATCGCTTTGGCGCTGACGCCGATACTCGTCTGGTGGCTTTTCGACGTGATCGTTGTCGTGATCGGGGCGATTCTCACCGCAACGCTGCTCGATCTGTGCGCACGTCCCTTTCAACGCCTAGCAGCGCCGCGGCCCGTTGCGCTGCTGGCGTCGGGCCTTCTTATCATCGGGGTAATCGGCGGCGTTGGCTATCTGTTCGGGGCTGGCGTCGGCTCAGAAATGCAGGAGGTGTTTCGGCGCATAGAGGAGGCGAGGCAGAGCATCGACAAAGCGCTACACGAGTCCGCCTTCGGAAATCTGTTATTGTCTCACATAAGCAACGCCAACGTTCCCCTTGCGCAGCTTGTGGGCGGCATCTTCCGAATAAGCGCGACCTTCCTGCTCGCCGTCATCGTGACTTTTTTCGCCGGGGTTTATTTGGCGGCGCAGCCGACGCTTTATCGCGACGGCGTCAGCATGCTGTTCCCCTTTGAAATGCGCAGCACGGTCGATGAAACAATCGATCATCTGGCGGACGGCTTGAGACTATGGTTGCAGGGCCAATTGATGCAGATGGCGATCATCGGGTTGCTGTCGGGCCTTGCAGTTTGGGTCATCGGTCTCCCCTCGCCTGTCGCGCTTGGGGTAATCGCCGGCGCATGCGAATTCATCCCTTATCTGGGGCCGATTGTCGCCGCCATACCGGCGGTCCTTGTCGCCGTGACTCTCACTCCTTCGGCAATCGCTTGGACAGTCACCGCCTATGTTTTGATTCATCAAACGGAGGGTCACCTCGTCATGCCCCTGATACAGCGGCAGATGGTCTATATCCCCCCAGCGGTCATGGTGCTCAGCATTGCGGCGATCAGCTCGCTTTTCGGCTTGGTCGGAACGATCTTCGCAGCCCCGCTGACCGTCACCCTGTTTGTTCTCGTCAAGAAATTATATGTTCGAGACTCGCTCGGCGAGCGGACCGCGCTACCGGGCGAAGCGCCGACCGGACCCGCCAATCTTGGCGCCGTTCCGGCGAAAACTTCGCAGGCGGGGCGCGAAGAGCTATAA
- a CDS encoding Rieske (2Fe-2S) protein — protein sequence MAFTFICQTSAVSEGDMGLFQAGRKSVLLVWPMGGELKAYRGRCPHADMPLSEATFNGQTVSCPHHQWGFDGASGKCVTHLVRNALHPYELRVEGDEIQVDVGPAKAARAPA from the coding sequence ATGGCGTTCACCTTTATCTGTCAGACAAGCGCCGTAAGCGAAGGGGACATGGGCCTCTTCCAGGCCGGTCGCAAAAGCGTGCTCCTGGTTTGGCCAATGGGTGGCGAGCTCAAGGCGTATCGCGGGCGCTGCCCGCATGCAGACATGCCGCTGAGCGAGGCAACCTTTAACGGGCAGACGGTATCCTGTCCGCACCACCAGTGGGGATTCGACGGCGCCAGCGGCAAATGCGTGACGCATCTCGTGCGTAATGCTCTCCATCCTTACGAGCTACGCGTGGAGGGCGACGAGATTCAGGTCGACGTCGGCCCGGCCAAGGCGGCGCGTGCGCCGGCGTGA
- a CDS encoding SAM-dependent methyltransferase has product MDPFRRRALVVLKAVFADGSLPLRLIFWDGDAFDFAAAPTVAIVFSRPGLWRALLKGDFALLGDAHVKGELVVEGDLTDLIEIGVRLSKRLEALSAFRALKFLASLRLRRRSLERDAANVRRHYDVSDAFYCLWLDKRLVYSCAYFHDGDEDIDRAQEQKLDHICRKLMLRPGEALLDVGCGWGALLQWAAERHGVTGHGVTLSQCQFHHAKERLSSLHGKATVALRHFAELEDSAAFDKIASVGMYEHVGADAIASYLKKITRLLKPGGAFLNHGIISPGGARRGPSGGDFIERYVFPGGSVSSLAVLVEEMAKVGLEVIDIEDLRPHYARTLMLWSDGLEKNREHAIELVGAETFRIWRVYLAGMAYAFDHGFLSIAQVLAVKPEGGRPARRPWTRAHQYIF; this is encoded by the coding sequence ATGGACCCCTTCCGGCGCCGAGCTCTCGTGGTCCTCAAAGCGGTTTTCGCGGATGGTTCGTTGCCGTTGCGTCTGATTTTCTGGGACGGCGACGCATTCGACTTCGCGGCCGCGCCGACGGTGGCGATCGTGTTTAGCAGGCCAGGCCTCTGGCGCGCGCTTCTCAAAGGCGATTTCGCTCTGCTGGGAGACGCACATGTGAAGGGCGAGCTTGTTGTCGAAGGGGATTTGACGGATCTCATAGAAATCGGCGTCAGGCTTTCCAAGCGCTTGGAGGCGTTGTCGGCCTTCCGCGCCCTTAAATTCCTCGCAAGCTTGCGGCTGCGGCGACGGTCCTTGGAAAGGGACGCCGCCAATGTAAGGCGCCACTACGATGTCTCGGATGCGTTTTATTGCCTCTGGCTGGACAAGCGTCTCGTTTATTCCTGCGCTTATTTTCACGACGGCGACGAAGATATCGATCGAGCGCAGGAGCAGAAGCTCGATCACATCTGCCGCAAGCTGATGTTACGGCCGGGCGAGGCTCTTCTGGACGTAGGCTGCGGTTGGGGCGCCCTTCTGCAATGGGCCGCAGAGCGTCACGGCGTGACCGGTCATGGCGTAACGCTCAGCCAATGTCAGTTTCATCATGCGAAAGAGCGGCTGTCGTCCCTCCATGGCAAGGCGACTGTGGCGCTGCGGCATTTCGCCGAGCTCGAGGATAGCGCCGCTTTCGACAAGATTGCGTCGGTGGGCATGTATGAGCATGTCGGAGCCGATGCTATTGCGAGCTACCTCAAGAAAATCACCCGGCTGTTGAAGCCCGGCGGCGCCTTTCTCAATCATGGGATCATATCGCCGGGTGGCGCCCGCCGCGGTCCCAGCGGCGGCGACTTCATCGAACGTTACGTCTTTCCCGGAGGTTCGGTGTCCTCTCTTGCCGTCCTCGTCGAGGAAATGGCCAAAGTTGGATTGGAGGTAATCGATATAGAAGATCTACGGCCACATTATGCGCGAACGCTTATGCTTTGGTCCGATGGACTGGAGAAGAACCGAGAGCACGCGATCGAATTGGTTGGAGCCGAGACGTTTCGAATTTGGCGCGTCTATCTCGCGGGCATGGCCTATGCGTTCGATCACGGCTTTCTCTCGATTGCTCAAGTGCTCGCTGTAAAGCCGGAAGGCGGCAGGCCAGCACGGCGCCCATGGACGCGCGCTCACCAATATATTTTCTGA
- a CDS encoding YkoP family protein, protein MAKQMGRAYLAALTPMVEAIDRRLRDRLQVIEYSNSPDCVFRLQIINCEGDLQLDDGTRLRRGDRVIDLHLWNEQIPRMPDGAPTLAFARRIERCVELSLSELAKFLAARRDLDDIRAIRGNMSLGAQHRSDQSARIAARYGFERVSQLEPPSFARTLHRLGENVLVTMLALARNPGSVRGDTLWRDRTLTYLSRRTLENRYAG, encoded by the coding sequence ATGGCCAAGCAAATGGGGCGTGCGTATTTGGCGGCTTTGACGCCAATGGTGGAGGCGATCGATCGCCGCCTACGCGACCGCCTGCAGGTCATAGAATATTCGAATTCGCCGGATTGCGTGTTTCGTCTGCAGATCATCAACTGCGAAGGCGATCTGCAGCTGGATGACGGGACCAGGTTGCGGCGTGGCGATCGCGTGATCGATCTCCATTTGTGGAATGAGCAAATCCCACGCATGCCAGATGGCGCGCCGACGCTTGCTTTTGCCCGAAGGATCGAGCGCTGCGTCGAGCTTTCACTTTCGGAGCTCGCGAAATTTCTTGCGGCGCGGCGCGACCTCGACGACATCCGAGCGATCCGCGGGAATATGAGTCTCGGCGCGCAGCATCGTTCTGATCAAAGCGCGCGGATTGCCGCGAGATACGGGTTTGAAAGAGTCTCCCAACTGGAACCGCCGTCGTTCGCTCGAACTCTCCATCGGCTGGGTGAGAATGTGCTCGTCACCATGCTCGCACTGGCGCGTAATCCGGGCTCGGTAAGAGGCGATACGCTCTGGCGTGATCGAACCTTGACCTATCTTTCGCGGCGCACGCTCGAAAATAGATACGCCGGCTGA
- a CDS encoding DUF763 domain-containing protein — MTRRSGSADLPLHYGRVPAWLSRRMASLGAVIAEAIVHHYGRDEFLRRLAHPFWFQSFGAVMGMDWHSSGVTTSVIGALRRGLEPLAGELGVHVCGGRGARSRQTPLELTTIGERVGFDGEALARASRLVAKVDSAAVQDGFDIYLHGFIVADDGKWVVVQQGMNGETRYARRYHWLSEGLKDFIEAPHAAIDGENQGEIVNLTDYRANASRTRQLDLLRDLGPDGLLREIAATEGRTEPPPAQATLPHLFMPAHHDVRPKDVMLRRLHGALASAADQGPKDFADLLLVPGVGARTVRSLAMVAEIVHGAPCRFADPARFSLAHGGKDRHPYPVPLDVYDKTIDVLRSAISKAKLGNADRLDALRRLDERARRLERSATGPSLPEFVTEERRRSHEYGGRSVSGWEPAPADAEEPPMTGRQNKASRS; from the coding sequence GTGACACGACGTTCAGGCAGCGCCGATCTGCCGCTTCACTACGGCCGCGTTCCGGCGTGGCTCAGCCGACGCATGGCGAGCCTCGGCGCGGTGATCGCCGAAGCGATTGTGCATCATTACGGTCGCGACGAGTTCCTGCGCCGTCTCGCCCACCCATTCTGGTTCCAATCCTTCGGCGCGGTCATGGGCATGGATTGGCACTCGTCAGGCGTCACCACCAGCGTCATCGGCGCGCTCAGACGCGGCCTGGAGCCGCTTGCAGGAGAGCTTGGCGTCCATGTCTGCGGCGGCCGAGGCGCACGCTCTCGGCAAACCCCGCTCGAGCTGACGACCATCGGCGAACGCGTCGGCTTCGACGGTGAGGCGCTTGCGCGCGCCAGCCGGCTGGTCGCCAAGGTGGATAGCGCCGCCGTGCAGGATGGATTCGATATCTATCTGCATGGCTTCATCGTGGCCGACGACGGCAAGTGGGTGGTCGTTCAGCAGGGGATGAACGGCGAGACGCGCTATGCCCGCCGCTACCATTGGCTTTCCGAAGGGCTCAAAGACTTTATAGAGGCCCCTCACGCGGCGATCGATGGCGAGAACCAGGGGGAAATCGTCAACCTCACCGACTACAGGGCCAACGCCTCGCGCACGCGCCAGCTCGATCTTCTGCGGGATCTTGGACCGGATGGCCTTCTGCGCGAGATCGCCGCCACCGAAGGAAGAACCGAGCCGCCGCCCGCACAGGCGACGCTCCCACACCTTTTCATGCCCGCCCATCATGATGTCCGCCCCAAGGATGTGATGCTCCGCAGGTTGCACGGCGCCCTTGCCTCCGCGGCTGATCAGGGACCGAAAGACTTTGCGGATTTGCTGCTTGTCCCGGGCGTTGGCGCCCGCACGGTTCGGTCATTGGCGATGGTGGCCGAGATCGTCCATGGCGCGCCCTGCCGCTTCGCGGACCCCGCGCGCTTCTCACTCGCTCACGGCGGCAAGGACCGCCATCCCTATCCGGTTCCCCTCGACGTGTATGACAAGACGATCGATGTATTGAGGAGCGCGATCAGCAAGGCCAAGCTCGGAAACGCCGACAGGCTCGACGCCCTTCGCCGGCTCGATGAGCGCGCCAGGCGCCTCGAGCGTAGCGCCACAGGCCCCTCCCTGCCGGAGTTCGTCACGGAGGAAAGGCGACGCTCGCACGAATATGGCGGGCGAAGCGTATCGGGCTGGGAGCCCGCTCCTGCAGACGCCGAGGAGCCGCCCATGACTGGCCGCCAAAACAAAGCGTCTCGCTCCTGA